Proteins found in one Streptomyces sp. NBC_00461 genomic segment:
- a CDS encoding glycoside hydrolase family 2 TIM barrel-domain containing protein codes for MTDALPADPLISLRPWEAPEVTSWGRLPMNAVDRRDGALSLDGDWRFQLLPAPDAPVGGAWSSSYVPGVWTMQTIQGADDLPQYTNVRMPFAEFPPHPPAANPTGVYEREVDVPADWAGRRIVLQVGAAESVLLVHVDGRPVGVSKDSHLAADFDLSDVVRPGERCVVRLTVVKWSDASHIEDQDQWWHGGITRSVLLYATDPLHLADVTVRAAFDGELRIDCRVRDAGGSLPEGWYVSGEMEGQLLVQDREFDRFNVEDDRVSDFLGEARIQATVPDVRTWNAETPELYDLTVRLHRRDSTVVDTSRHRVGFRDVEIIGRDLLVNGERVFIRGVNRHDFHPLTGRTVSYDDMRADLALLKRFGFNAVRTSHYPNDPTLYDLADELGLYVVDEADIESHDHAHEIADDPRYLGAFVDRVSRMVLRDKNHPSIIIWSLGNESDYGANHDAAAGWVRRHDPTRPIQYEGAAKLDWAATDDASDIACPMYAPIEDCVAHALSGRQTRPLIQCEYSHAMGNSNGTLADHWAAIEATPGLQGGFIWEFWDHGILQHVSDGRPAGRAGAGLYDNGVAAPGHRWAYGGDFGETIHDGAFIADGVVFPDRTPKPALYEHREIAAPVRIECYKHEGIVLGNHQHFRGLDWLSGQWVLSLADGRTLTAPAELPDLRPGETAAVPLPFDVPREGGEAWLTLRVTTAEGQPWAPRGTEICTPQVRLREPARREDVPVDRPVAVDGEGLLLHPLLTAAPALSLWRAPTDNDELGGMAPRWRTWGLDSLVRKVVSVRQDGGRVTVQAEYAGNVGVVRHRQVFTSVEGGVRVDEEATLPAEFHDVARVGSVFETAEGLDLLEWFGQGPWESYPDRSAGAPVGHHSVPVDELFTPYLRPQESGGRHGVRRFTLSAPDATGLAIELDEPRQVSVTRFRAEDLTAATHHDQLVPRSGCVVHLDAAHRGLGTASCGPDASPSYLIPPGVHRWSWTLRAL; via the coding sequence ATGACCGACGCACTCCCCGCCGATCCCTTGATCTCCCTCCGCCCCTGGGAGGCACCTGAGGTGACCTCCTGGGGGCGGCTGCCGATGAACGCCGTCGACCGGCGCGACGGAGCCCTCTCCCTGGACGGCGACTGGCGCTTCCAGCTGCTGCCCGCTCCTGACGCGCCGGTCGGCGGTGCCTGGTCGTCCTCGTACGTCCCGGGCGTCTGGACCATGCAGACCATTCAGGGCGCGGACGACCTGCCGCAGTACACGAATGTCCGGATGCCCTTCGCCGAGTTCCCGCCCCACCCGCCCGCCGCCAACCCGACGGGCGTGTACGAGCGTGAGGTGGACGTCCCTGCCGACTGGGCCGGACGCCGGATCGTGCTCCAGGTCGGTGCCGCCGAGAGCGTGCTGCTGGTGCACGTGGACGGGCGGCCCGTCGGCGTTTCCAAGGACTCCCACCTGGCCGCCGACTTCGACCTGAGCGATGTGGTGCGCCCAGGCGAGCGGTGCGTCGTAAGGCTCACCGTCGTCAAGTGGTCCGACGCCTCGCACATCGAGGACCAGGACCAGTGGTGGCACGGCGGCATCACCCGCTCGGTGCTGCTGTACGCGACCGACCCGCTGCACCTGGCCGATGTCACCGTGCGGGCCGCCTTCGACGGCGAGCTGCGCATCGACTGCCGGGTACGGGACGCGGGCGGCTCATTGCCGGAAGGCTGGTACGTCAGCGGCGAGATGGAGGGCCAACTCCTCGTCCAGGACCGGGAGTTCGACCGTTTCAACGTCGAGGACGACCGTGTCTCCGACTTCCTCGGCGAGGCCCGGATCCAGGCCACCGTCCCGGACGTGCGCACCTGGAACGCCGAGACCCCCGAGCTGTACGACCTGACCGTCCGCCTGCACCGCCGCGACTCAACCGTCGTCGACACCTCGCGCCACCGTGTCGGCTTCCGCGACGTCGAGATCATCGGCCGCGACCTCCTCGTCAACGGCGAGCGGGTGTTCATCCGCGGCGTCAACCGGCACGACTTCCATCCGCTGACCGGCCGCACGGTGTCGTACGACGACATGCGTGCGGACCTCGCCCTGCTGAAGCGCTTCGGCTTCAACGCGGTCCGCACCTCCCACTACCCGAACGACCCGACGCTGTACGACCTCGCCGACGAGCTGGGTCTCTATGTCGTCGACGAGGCCGACATCGAGTCCCACGACCACGCCCACGAGATCGCCGACGACCCGCGCTACCTGGGCGCGTTCGTGGACCGGGTCTCGCGGATGGTGCTGCGGGACAAGAACCACCCGTCGATCATCATCTGGTCACTGGGCAACGAGTCGGACTACGGCGCGAACCACGACGCGGCGGCGGGTTGGGTGCGCCGGCACGATCCGACCCGGCCCATCCAGTACGAGGGGGCCGCCAAGCTGGACTGGGCGGCGACCGACGACGCCTCCGACATCGCCTGCCCCATGTACGCGCCGATCGAGGACTGCGTCGCGCACGCCCTGTCGGGCCGGCAGACCAGGCCCCTCATCCAGTGCGAGTACTCCCACGCCATGGGAAACAGCAACGGCACGCTGGCCGACCACTGGGCTGCCATCGAGGCCACCCCGGGTCTTCAGGGCGGGTTCATCTGGGAGTTCTGGGACCACGGAATCCTGCAACACGTGAGCGACGGCAGACCCGCCGGGCGCGCGGGCGCCGGGCTGTATGACAACGGTGTCGCCGCGCCCGGCCACCGCTGGGCGTACGGCGGCGACTTCGGCGAGACGATCCACGACGGCGCGTTCATCGCCGACGGTGTCGTCTTCCCGGACCGCACCCCGAAGCCCGCCCTGTACGAGCACCGGGAGATCGCGGCACCGGTGCGCATCGAGTGCTACAAGCACGAGGGCATCGTGCTCGGCAACCACCAGCACTTCCGGGGCCTGGACTGGCTGTCCGGCCAGTGGGTGCTGTCCCTGGCCGACGGGCGCACCCTGACCGCGCCCGCCGAACTCCCCGATCTGCGACCGGGCGAGACGGCGGCCGTACCGCTGCCCTTCGACGTGCCCCGCGAGGGCGGCGAGGCCTGGCTGACGCTGCGGGTGACGACGGCCGAGGGGCAGCCCTGGGCGCCGCGGGGCACGGAGATCTGCACGCCGCAGGTGCGGCTGCGCGAGCCCGCCCGGCGCGAGGACGTTCCCGTGGACCGGCCCGTCGCGGTGGACGGCGAGGGCCTGCTGCTGCATCCGCTGCTGACGGCCGCTCCCGCTCTGTCCCTGTGGCGGGCGCCCACCGACAACGACGAGCTCGGCGGCATGGCGCCGCGCTGGCGGACCTGGGGGCTCGACTCCCTGGTCCGCAAGGTCGTGTCGGTCCGGCAGGACGGCGGGCGGGTGACCGTGCAGGCCGAGTACGCGGGCAACGTCGGCGTCGTACGCCACCGGCAGGTGTTCACCTCGGTCGAGGGCGGTGTCCGGGTCGACGAGGAGGCGACGCTGCCGGCCGAGTTCCACGACGTGGCGCGGGTCGGCTCGGTCTTCGAGACGGCGGAGGGCCTCGATCTGCTGGAGTGGTTCGGGCAGGGGCCGTGGGAGTCGTATCCCGACCGGAGCGCCGGCGCGCCCGTCGGCCACCACTCCGTCCCCGTCGACGAGTTGTTCACCCCTTATCTCCGTCCGCAGGAGAGCGGCGGCCGGCACGGTGTGCGGCGCTTCACGCTGTCCGCGCCGGACGCGACCGGTCTCGCGATCGAGCTGGACGAACCGCGCCAGGTCTCGGTGACGCGGTTTCGCGCCGAGGATCTGACCGCGGCCACGCACCACGACCAGCTGGTGCCGCGCTCCGGGTGCGTGGTGCATCTCGACGCGGCGCACCGCGGGCTCGGCACGGCCTCGTGCGGCCCCGACGCCTCCCCCTCATACCTCATTCCCCCGGGTGTCCATCGCTGGAGCTGGACCCTGCGCGCTCTCTGA
- a CDS encoding alkaline phosphatase family protein, translating into MTHTADGGLSGRGKVLVVGMDGLRFDRLTRSPSTAPVLHGLMATGAHGTSLLPYGEVNGQAENGPSTSMAYTDSGPGWSSVLTGVWPDRHGVTGNDFTGSDYARYPDFLSRAVAVRPGLRTASAVSWPELVHRGTLGPAIGRRVHYDGESDGYETADRLVARTATRWLTEEDPDVVFVYFGAADEAGHDTGPLSPAYDRAVLSQDTHLGRLLEAIDARRADPARADEQWTVLVTTDHGHLDTGGHGGDTPAEQEVFVILAEPSGAGDTRLDSPCLVDIAPTVLACLGIPVNPAWGLQGRSLLRPTTPTSEWS; encoded by the coding sequence GTGACGCATACCGCCGACGGAGGACTGTCGGGGCGCGGCAAGGTGCTCGTGGTGGGCATGGACGGGTTGCGCTTCGACCGGCTGACGCGTTCACCGTCCACGGCGCCCGTACTGCACGGCCTGATGGCCACGGGCGCCCACGGCACCAGCCTGCTGCCCTACGGCGAGGTGAACGGCCAGGCCGAGAACGGGCCGTCCACCAGCATGGCCTACACCGACTCCGGGCCCGGCTGGTCGAGCGTGCTGACCGGGGTGTGGCCCGACCGTCACGGGGTGACCGGCAACGACTTCACCGGCTCCGACTATGCCCGCTACCCCGACTTCCTGAGCCGCGCTGTCGCGGTCCGGCCCGGTCTGCGCACGGCGTCCGCGGTGTCCTGGCCCGAACTGGTCCACCGTGGCACACTCGGCCCCGCCATCGGCCGGCGTGTGCACTACGACGGCGAATCGGACGGCTACGAAACCGCGGACCGTCTGGTCGCGCGCACCGCCACACGCTGGCTCACCGAGGAAGACCCCGACGTCGTGTTCGTGTACTTCGGGGCCGCCGACGAGGCCGGCCACGACACGGGCCCCCTCTCCCCCGCCTACGACCGGGCCGTCCTCTCCCAGGACACCCACCTGGGGCGTCTCCTGGAGGCGATCGACGCCCGACGCGCGGACCCCGCACGTGCCGACGAGCAGTGGACCGTGCTGGTCACCACCGACCACGGCCACCTCGACACCGGGGGCCACGGTGGCGACACGCCTGCCGAACAGGAGGTCTTCGTCATCCTCGCCGAGCCCTCCGGCGCCGGCGACACCCGGCTCGACTCACCCTGCCTCGTCGACATAGCCCCCACCGTCCTGGCCTGTCTCGGCATCCCCGTCAACCCCGCCTGGGGCCTGCAGGGCCGCTCCTTGCTCCGGCCCACCACACCGACTTCGGAATGGTCATGA
- a CDS encoding carbohydrate ABC transporter permease: MTTAGTTRPAKGVRRLRRPKGLTAHILLVLAVLVSVFPFLWTIVMATNTTQDIYKSPPKLTFGSHLLENIRHVLNTIDFFGSMLNTVLVACATTVLVLFVDSLAAFTFAKFDFPGRRVLFGTLLLFMMLPLQLAILPQFILMSKIGWVGMLKALALPSLANAFGIFWLRQYIENGVPDELLDAARIDGAGFFRQYWNIVLPMIRPALSFLAIYAFVNAWNDYVWPLIVLTNPDHVTLQVELAQLNLGHNTDYSMVMAGVLMAALPLVVVFAIFARGFIAGATEGAVQGS, translated from the coding sequence ATGACCACAGCCGGCACGACGCGGCCGGCCAAGGGCGTGAGGCGGCTGCGCCGCCCCAAGGGCCTGACCGCGCACATCCTCCTCGTCCTGGCCGTCCTGGTCTCGGTCTTCCCGTTCCTGTGGACGATCGTCATGGCGACCAACACCACCCAGGACATCTACAAGAGCCCGCCGAAGCTGACGTTCGGCTCCCACCTGCTGGAGAACATCCGGCATGTGCTGAACACCATCGATTTCTTCGGTTCGATGCTCAACACGGTCCTCGTCGCCTGTGCCACCACGGTTCTGGTGCTGTTCGTCGACTCCCTGGCGGCCTTCACCTTCGCCAAGTTCGACTTCCCCGGACGCCGGGTGCTCTTCGGCACGCTGCTGTTGTTCATGATGCTGCCGCTCCAGCTGGCCATCCTTCCGCAGTTCATCCTCATGTCGAAGATCGGCTGGGTGGGCATGCTCAAGGCGCTGGCCCTGCCCTCCCTCGCCAACGCCTTCGGCATCTTCTGGCTGCGCCAGTACATAGAGAACGGCGTGCCCGACGAACTGCTCGACGCCGCGCGCATCGACGGCGCCGGGTTCTTCCGTCAGTACTGGAACATCGTCCTGCCGATGATCAGGCCCGCGCTGTCCTTCCTCGCCATCTACGCCTTCGTCAACGCGTGGAACGACTACGTCTGGCCGCTGATCGTGCTCACCAACCCCGACCACGTGACCCTCCAGGTCGAACTCGCCCAGCTCAACCTCGGTCACAACACCGACTACAGCATGGTCATGGCCGGTGTCCTCATGGCGGCCCTGCCGCTGGTCGTGGTCTTCGCCATCTTCGCCCGCGGATTCATAGCGGGCGCCACGGAAGGGGCGGTACAGGGCAGTTGA